One Fimbriimonadaceae bacterium genomic window, TAACTCCGGTTACGTCTGCGCGGCTTCGTGCGGGCAAGAGCGTGATGTCAAAGATGTTCATCTTTTGCGACTTGGGCTGAGTGGTGAAGACGACGGGATACTCTTCTACAGTCTGGGTGACTTCAACAATCCATTCTCCTGGGGGGATCGAAGATGGCAATGAAACGTTGCCGCTTGGCTCAGGACTCACAGTGTATTTGGAGCCATCTTCAAACTTGACGGTGACCTCGATGGGCTTGCCGATGGTTCCATGAGCTCTTCCGATGGGGATACTACCGTCGCCTCGGCTGCCGGATGAGACTTCCAGGTTTTGGGGGGTGCCGCCGCAACCGACCAATATTGTGAGAACAGCCCCTGCAATAAGGCTTGATGTAATACATTTTAGGTTCAAATCATAACTCCTTTACGGTTGTGGACACTCCCCCCGACCTCGTGTCCATTAAGTTTTTGGCCGGAAAAACCGGAACAAAAAGCAATCCTTTGCTAGATAGCCGCTTCGCCACGTCGTCATCGCTCCAAGGTTCACCTGCCGTTATGGCTCGTGCCCCGTCGACAAGTTCTGCAATCGTGGGAATCTCTTTCCAAACGCTGCGCGCGTCAAGGGACCTTATGCGCTGCAGCGCAAGCATACGATCCTGGTTTTTGGCGGCGAAATATGCGACGAGAGCTTGCGCGTAGTCGTGTTCGCCAGCGTATTCATACGATTCTGAGTAGGCGGCTGCTTGGCGAGCATAGCTTAGAGCCTCGGGCAGCCGTTCGCTAGTAAATGCGATTTCGGCAAGCCTCAAATAGGCGGCGAGTTCAGTACGGCGGAACCTGCCCTTAATGGCCGATTCCAATGCCTGCTCTGCAGCTTGAAAAGCCTTGCTCGCCTCCCCCTTCTGTTGCCAGTATAGACTCTGGGCAATCAAGAAGTAAGCCTTCCTTGCCTTGTCGGTGTGCGCTTGGAAGAAGCCTAGGGCCTGCGCGACGTGAGCGTCAGTATCGGATTGACCCGTGTAGACCGAAGCGATGATGAGTGAGATCAGCCGTTCTCCGATCTGATCTCGAGAATCAAGCTCTTCGGCAAGCTGCAATGCCTTGATTTCAAGTTCGAGAACTTTGGGCCAGCGACCCATGTTCGAGAGGATGTCGGCTCGAATTCCAAGAGAGTAGAGCGTTAAGGCAGGATCGGTGAGGCTCGACTCCAACGCATCAAGCATCTCCAGGGCTGTCGAAAAATCGCCGTGCCTCTCCGCCACTACGGCGAGTGCGACTCGAGCTCGCCATTTTGAGTCTGGATTAAGGCGTGATTGCGCATCTTCAAAGCACGCCTGAGCTCTGTGCAAAGGCCCAATGTTGGCGTAGCAGAAGCCAAGGGTTTGGGAGCACCTGCCCGCCGAGTGCGTGTCGCCCTGGGAATCGAAAAGTTCGCGTGCACGGATGCACCAATCGAGCCCCTCTTGATACTGCCCCTCCAGCACCAAGGAGTTCGCGAGTTTTAGCATCAGTGCCGCTCGATGCTCGTCGGCGATGGATTCCAAACGGGACTCAATCAGCGCAGATGCGGCTGAC contains:
- a CDS encoding helix-turn-helix transcriptional regulator, coding for MEPTEINGKQIKAAATLAGISLTELADKLGLSRSTLYAYVSGVLQPPRKRLRQIAALTETPIEFFLSKDAGREAAEDALKLADALLSGANPSAASALIESRLESIADEHRAALMLKLANSLVLEGQYQEGLDWCIRARELFDSQGDTHSAGRCSQTLGFCYANIGPLHRAQACFEDAQSRLNPDSKWRARVALAVVAERHGDFSTALEMLDALESSLTDPALTLYSLGIRADILSNMGRWPKVLELEIKALQLAEELDSRDQIGERLISLIIASVYTGQSDTDAHVAQALGFFQAHTDKARKAYFLIAQSLYWQQKGEASKAFQAAEQALESAIKGRFRRTELAAYLRLAEIAFTSERLPEALSYARQAAAYSESYEYAGEHDYAQALVAYFAAKNQDRMLALQRIRSLDARSVWKEIPTIAELVDGARAITAGEPWSDDDVAKRLSSKGLLFVPVFPAKNLMDTRSGGVSTTVKEL